From the genome of Campylobacter concisus, one region includes:
- a CDS encoding PBSX family phage terminase large subunit: MIIDLNTAPIFEPLLESKRYKGAKGGRGSGKSHFFAECIIETMLINPNARIVCIREIQRSLKFSSKALIESKINSLGVSEYFEITLTEIRAKRGNGLIIFQGMQDHTADSIKSLEGFDIAWVEEAQNLSKRSLELLRPTIRKESSELWFSWNPENETDAVDSFFKQMQENGATDFVLITANFSDNPFLPTELFNEQEYDRRYNPSTYEHIWLGGYNTKSDALIFKGKFRVENFSTDGLGNPYHGLDFGFANDPTAAIRCYIHDRKLYISHEAGAVGLELDYTAEFLKERIENIHKYVIRADNARPESISYLKRHGLSMITPTIKGKGSIEDGIEFIRSFETIIIHERCVETAREFRLYSYKTDPHSGDILPQILDENNHYIDALRYALEPLIKSKTTIWGHITSRS, encoded by the coding sequence ATGATAATTGATTTAAACACTGCCCCTATATTCGAGCCGCTATTAGAAAGCAAAAGATACAAAGGGGCTAAGGGCGGACGTGGTAGTGGTAAAAGCCATTTTTTCGCTGAGTGTATAATCGAAACAATGCTAATTAACCCAAATGCTAGAATTGTTTGTATAAGAGAGATACAACGATCGTTAAAATTTTCATCAAAAGCTCTAATTGAAAGTAAAATAAATAGTTTAGGGGTAAGTGAATATTTTGAGATAACACTAACCGAGATCAGAGCTAAGCGTGGCAATGGGTTAATAATTTTTCAAGGCATGCAAGATCATACAGCCGATAGTATAAAATCACTAGAGGGCTTTGATATTGCGTGGGTAGAGGAAGCACAAAACCTAAGCAAGCGAAGCCTAGAGCTTTTACGTCCGACTATACGCAAGGAAAGTTCAGAGCTTTGGTTTAGCTGGAACCCTGAAAACGAAACGGACGCAGTGGATAGCTTTTTTAAACAAATGCAAGAGAATGGTGCGACGGACTTTGTTTTAATTACGGCAAATTTTAGTGATAACCCATTTTTGCCAACCGAACTATTTAACGAGCAAGAATACGATCGTAGGTATAATCCCAGCACCTACGAGCATATTTGGCTAGGGGGCTACAACACAAAGAGCGACGCACTTATTTTCAAAGGCAAATTTAGAGTAGAAAATTTTAGCACTGATGGGCTAGGAAATCCTTATCACGGCTTAGACTTCGGCTTTGCTAACGACCCAACGGCTGCGATAAGGTGTTATATACACGACCGCAAACTTTATATAAGCCACGAAGCCGGAGCGGTAGGGTTAGAGCTTGATTATACAGCGGAGTTTTTAAAAGAGCGTATCGAAAATATACATAAATATGTAATAAGAGCCGACAACGCACGCCCTGAAAGTATAAGCTATTTAAAAAGACACGGACTAAGTATGATAACGCCAACAATAAAAGGTAAAGGCAGCATAGAGGACGGCATAGAATTTATACGTAGCTTTGAGACGATCATAATACACGAGCGTTGCGTAGAAACGGCACGAGAATTTAGACTATACAGCTACAAAACCGATCCACACAGCGGTGATATATTGCCTCAAATACTAGATGAAAATAACCACTACATAGACGCATTACGTTACGCCTTAGAGCCATTAATAAAAAGCAAAACAACAATTTGGGGACACATCACAAGCCGAAGCTAA
- a CDS encoding anti-CBASS protein Acb1 family protein: MGQKITDSLENLVTKMGQMTANRDYTPLIVTNTQLLNAYNNGWIAKRYIKKTIGDMLKMGREIDWDDIDEERKKEYYDACNKLEIDGVIKDLLFNVLLYGEAAILAVTDASEETYQLPLMPNETIKQFIVFGKGEFKARNAEHKFNRPSLYDVKGVKTHVSRLCIVQGGIKSYGIKQRESISDIATALDVIKMFDTITLSVSDLIEECKIDVYKMDGYNEQIATGNESEILKRLRLINEAKSYTNAIAMDMKDDYLTKENNLTGIAELWSKSCIVVAGALNRPISILFGEGAGGFSSGEEDNRAYYETINELQNTLLRPVYDFIDPFILGETLEYDFYSIDSLNDKEKAEILNVKSTALGNLLDKGVITEAIILKELKDEGLIKNISAEDINEAELLAQKLDEPADETDLI, from the coding sequence ATGGGACAAAAAATAACCGATAGCTTAGAAAACCTAGTAACTAAAATGGGGCAAATGACGGCAAATAGAGATTATACGCCGTTAATAGTCACAAACACACAGCTTTTAAACGCTTACAACAACGGCTGGATAGCTAAACGCTACATTAAAAAGACAATAGGCGATATGCTAAAAATGGGGCGTGAAATCGACTGGGACGATATAGACGAGGAACGCAAAAAAGAGTATTACGACGCTTGTAATAAGCTAGAGATAGACGGCGTTATTAAAGATCTGCTTTTTAACGTTTTGCTTTATGGCGAAGCGGCGATTTTAGCCGTAACAGACGCAAGCGAGGAAACCTATCAACTCCCATTAATGCCAAATGAAACAATTAAACAATTTATCGTATTTGGCAAGGGCGAATTTAAAGCAAGAAACGCAGAGCATAAATTTAACCGACCCAGCCTTTATGATGTAAAGGGCGTTAAAACACACGTTAGCCGTCTTTGTATAGTGCAAGGGGGAATAAAGAGCTATGGCATAAAGCAGCGTGAAAGCATAAGCGATATAGCCACCGCCCTTGATGTGATAAAGATGTTTGACACTATCACGCTAAGCGTTAGCGACTTGATAGAGGAGTGCAAAATAGATGTATACAAAATGGATGGGTATAACGAGCAAATAGCGACTGGTAATGAGAGCGAGATACTAAAACGGCTAAGACTAATAAACGAAGCCAAAAGCTACACTAACGCAATCGCTATGGATATGAAAGACGACTATTTAACAAAGGAAAATAACCTAACTGGTATAGCCGAGCTTTGGAGCAAGAGCTGTATTGTGGTAGCTGGAGCATTAAACCGCCCTATTAGCATACTATTCGGCGAGGGGGCAGGCGGTTTTAGTAGTGGCGAGGAGGATAATCGAGCATATTATGAAACGATAAACGAATTACAAAACACACTATTACGCCCAGTTTATGACTTCATCGATCCATTTATATTAGGCGAAACCCTAGAATACGATTTTTACAGCATAGACAGCCTAAACGATAAAGAAAAAGCTGAAATTTTAAACGTAAAAAGCACAGCCCTTGGAAATTTGCTAGACAAGGGCGTAATAACCGAAGCGATAATTTTAAAAGAGCTAAAAGATGAGGGCTTGATTAAGAACATAAGCGCCGAGGATATAAACGAAGCCGAGCTTTTAGCCCAAAAGTTAGACGAGCCAGCCGATGAAACCGACCTTATCTGA
- a CDS encoding phage minor head protein — translation MKPTLSELFSKKRNKEFKPVQPSKRAEVKYRNALLLLIASLKTALLKRLRAFLLGNPSDAEIIEHTTQILDGLRKADTLDYAKKLSRGVVGAVNETNKERLIQNVQKGTDIDLTPLVGDTAVKAKLDEYVAKNVSLITSVKNDYLSDVEKAIRESYLKNGRAENLATIIHERTGVSKSRARLIARDQTAKINAELDQERMQNLGVKLYIWQTAKDERVRHTHANMQGVLCRFDDDSVYSKDGGKTWIKREADKPKCKPGVDIQCRCFAKAILGA, via the coding sequence ATGAAACCGACCTTATCTGAGCTATTTAGCAAGAAACGTAATAAAGAGTTTAAACCAGTGCAGCCTAGCAAGCGTGCAGAGGTTAAATATCGTAACGCCTTATTATTACTAATAGCCTCTTTAAAAACGGCGCTATTAAAAAGGCTTAGAGCGTTTTTGCTGGGTAACCCTAGCGACGCCGAAATAATAGAACACACAACCCAAATACTAGACGGATTACGAAAAGCCGACACATTAGACTACGCCAAAAAATTAAGCCGAGGTGTGGTTGGTGCAGTAAATGAAACAAACAAAGAGCGACTAATCCAAAACGTGCAAAAAGGCACAGATATAGACCTAACCCCGCTTGTAGGCGATACCGCCGTAAAAGCAAAACTAGACGAATACGTAGCCAAAAATGTGAGCTTGATAACCTCGGTAAAAAATGACTATCTAAGCGACGTGGAAAAAGCAATAAGAGAGAGCTATTTAAAAAATGGCAGGGCTGAAAATTTAGCCACGATCATACACGAACGCACGGGCGTAAGTAAAAGCAGGGCTAGGCTAATAGCTAGAGATCAGACAGCAAAAATAAACGCCGAGCTAGACCAAGAACGCATGCAAAATCTAGGCGTAAAGCTTTATATTTGGCAAACGGCTAAAGATGAAAGGGTAAGGCACACGCACGCAAATATGCAAGGCGTGCTATGTCGCTTTGATGATGATAGCGTATATAGCAAGGACGGCGGCAAAACGTGGATAAAACGAGAAGCGGACAAGCCGAAATGCAAGCCTGGCGTTGATATACAATGTCGATGTTTTGCAAAAGCGATTTTAGGGGCATAA
- a CDS encoding DUF2213 domain-containing protein, whose product MDFKINDDGYIITKAKMASIEPMEYLGEEIGRTSGKVYKVFRDEKEVFSPETIKSFEGKPLTLTHPDDDVTAKNWKDTAIGHIQNVRREGDFLVGDAYINDEIAIKIIKEQGIKEVSCGYDSKLIERDGKIWQTNIRGNHLAVVAEGRAGKDCKLGDSKRIKMKFIDKLKGALTAAKKFKDNDEVGKEKVEEANEANNELVDLLEQALSGAEEVSTKLDETTAELEKTKTELADVKAKNVKDSDGTDENAEIAELKAKVEALEKENAELKAEIEKLKGEAATTEAVTDAKANFSHVKLSDAKNARGVYEAVILDSKAFTADELKKLSDSEIKAIYMGMRVSAKNKDNSGSVLDKFYDAKPKKIDLNKKFGGK is encoded by the coding sequence ATGGATTTCAAGATAAACGATGACGGCTACATAATAACAAAAGCCAAAATGGCAAGTATTGAGCCTATGGAATACCTAGGCGAGGAAATAGGACGCACCAGTGGCAAGGTGTATAAAGTTTTTAGGGATGAAAAAGAAGTATTTAGCCCTGAAACAATTAAAAGCTTTGAGGGTAAGCCACTAACGCTAACGCACCCAGACGACGACGTAACAGCCAAGAACTGGAAAGATACCGCAATAGGGCATATCCAAAACGTGCGCCGTGAGGGTGATTTTTTAGTAGGCGATGCTTACATCAACGACGAGATAGCGATCAAAATTATTAAAGAACAAGGAATAAAGGAGGTAAGTTGCGGATATGACAGCAAACTAATCGAGCGTGATGGGAAAATTTGGCAAACGAATATAAGGGGCAATCATTTGGCAGTAGTAGCCGAGGGGCGAGCTGGCAAAGATTGTAAATTAGGTGATAGTAAAAGGATAAAAATGAAATTCATAGATAAATTAAAAGGCGCTTTGACAGCAGCCAAAAAATTTAAAGATAACGACGAAGTTGGTAAAGAAAAAGTGGAGGAAGCCAACGAGGCTAACAATGAGCTAGTTGATCTTTTAGAGCAAGCATTAAGCGGTGCTGAGGAAGTAAGCACAAAACTAGATGAAACAACCGCTGAGCTAGAAAAAACAAAAACTGAGCTAGCAGATGTAAAGGCTAAAAACGTAAAAGACAGCGACGGCACAGATGAAAACGCAGAGATTGCAGAGCTAAAAGCTAAAGTTGAAGCGTTAGAAAAAGAGAACGCAGAGCTAAAAGCTGAAATCGAAAAGCTAAAAGGCGAGGCAGCAACAACCGAAGCCGTAACAGACGCCAAAGCAAATTTTAGCCACGTAAAACTAAGCGACGCTAAGAACGCTAGGGGTGTTTATGAGGCGGTAATCCTAGACAGCAAAGCATTTACTGCCGATGAGCTTAAAAAGCTAAGTGATAGTGAGATCAAGGCAATTTATATGGGTATGCGTGTAAGTGCTAAAAATAAAGACAACAGCGGCAGCGTGCTAGACAAGTTTTACGACGCTAAGCCAAAAAAAATTGATTTAAATAAAAAATTTGGAGGTAAATAA
- a CDS encoding structural cement protein Gp24, producing the protein MGYLDKRAFAGQVARAGESAVVALAYVNNDTEVIPFGVFVTSKDGGVAKISKATDQIMGVSLKMGTKSENKPGEVMSVLSISYGSEVWVQGKENHGLAVGDTIQVEATAGADAGKVAKAATLATTAAKDKFYVTEVSGNLVKLMRKE; encoded by the coding sequence ATGGGCTATTTAGACAAAAGAGCTTTTGCAGGACAAGTAGCTAGAGCGGGCGAAAGTGCCGTAGTAGCACTAGCTTATGTAAATAACGATACTGAGGTTATCCCTTTTGGCGTATTTGTAACTAGCAAAGATGGCGGCGTAGCAAAAATAAGTAAAGCAACCGATCAGATTATGGGTGTTAGCCTTAAAATGGGAACAAAGAGCGAAAACAAGCCAGGCGAGGTTATGAGCGTTTTATCAATCTCTTATGGTAGTGAAGTTTGGGTGCAAGGTAAAGAAAATCACGGCTTAGCGGTTGGAGACACTATCCAAGTAGAAGCAACAGCAGGCGCAGACGCTGGCAAGGTAGCTAAAGCAGCAACGCTAGCAACAACAGCAGCTAAAGACAAATTTTACGTAACCGAAGTAAGCGGTAATCTTGTAAAACTAATGAGAAAGGAATAA
- a CDS encoding major capsid family protein: MKLRDEEILSQLASAAASFNEGFKEREYPEVQLANFVPITQKGDESIDALDYGEIEGTQDLENGLIDENTTSLETEGLNITAKKGLYLIWAKSAVYTSEAVARAKRLDIELDTANLSNLERIALLTMQKTALVGHAKVGAVQGLLNNTSVKAKDLTAGTAISAMTGAEARAFFLSLIEFGYEQNGGLLIPNTIAIDSKDLMALASKYDNSIGAVNGGVNALTAIKEALSQSTGVDVNIVGIPLGFAQGLGGGKGKNRAVVYTKSEDVLSTDWALSPTAMPPFQRSVLSWEIAVKAKFTGTLIRQLDKVAYVNYKA, from the coding sequence ATGAAACTAAGAGATGAGGAAATTTTAAGCCAACTAGCGTCAGCGGCGGCTAGCTTTAACGAGGGCTTTAAAGAGCGTGAATATCCAGAAGTGCAACTCGCTAATTTTGTGCCTATTACACAAAAAGGCGACGAGAGCATAGACGCACTAGATTATGGTGAGATAGAGGGAACTCAAGATTTAGAAAACGGCCTAATTGACGAAAACACAACGTCACTAGAAACCGAGGGTTTAAACATTACAGCTAAAAAAGGTCTATACCTAATATGGGCTAAGTCAGCGGTTTATACTAGTGAAGCAGTAGCTAGAGCTAAAAGGCTAGATATTGAGCTAGACACAGCAAACCTTAGCAACCTTGAGCGTATAGCACTTCTTACAATGCAAAAAACAGCTCTTGTCGGTCACGCAAAGGTCGGTGCGGTGCAAGGCTTGCTAAATAACACTAGCGTAAAAGCAAAAGACCTAACAGCTGGTACGGCTATTAGTGCAATGACTGGTGCAGAAGCTAGAGCATTTTTCTTGTCGCTAATTGAGTTTGGCTACGAGCAAAACGGCGGTCTATTAATCCCTAATACGATAGCGATCGATAGTAAAGACCTTATGGCACTAGCTAGCAAATATGACAACTCTATTGGCGCGGTAAATGGTGGCGTAAATGCACTAACCGCTATTAAAGAGGCACTATCACAAAGCACAGGTGTCGATGTTAATATCGTTGGCATACCTTTAGGCTTTGCACAAGGCTTAGGTGGTGGCAAGGGTAAAAATAGAGCCGTTGTATATACAAAGAGCGAGGACGTACTAAGCACTGACTGGGCTTTATCGCCAACAGCAATGCCACCATTTCAAAGAAGCGTGCTAAGCTGGGAAATCGCCGTTAAAGCTAAATTTACTGGCACATTAATCCGTCAGCTTGACAAAGTGGCTTACGTAAATTACAAGGCTTAA
- a CDS encoding DUF4054 domain-containing protein has protein sequence MTAADFLNKFPEFKAVDETRIEISLDEAKLQVAEKIWGRFYEVGVLHLAAHILAMQGALNTEATTSPQPLREIGSKAVGSLSVSYTSGKTGFESESGSYYLTKYGQRYLELKKLVTPHFGLVR, from the coding sequence ATGACAGCAGCCGATTTTTTAAATAAATTCCCAGAGTTTAAAGCGGTAGATGAAACACGCATAGAGATAAGTTTAGACGAGGCGAAGCTACAAGTTGCCGAGAAAATTTGGGGGCGTTTTTACGAGGTCGGCGTTTTACACTTAGCGGCTCACATTTTGGCAATGCAGGGGGCTTTAAACACGGAAGCGACAACTAGCCCTCAGCCATTGCGTGAAATAGGCAGTAAAGCCGTAGGTAGCCTAAGCGTAAGCTATACAAGTGGGAAAACTGGCTTTGAGAGTGAAAGCGGAAGCTACTATTTAACTAAATACGGGCAACGCTACCTAGAGCTTAAAAAGCTAGTAACTCCACATTTTGGGCTAGTTAGATGA
- a CDS encoding phage neck terminator protein has protein sequence MSVDESLVRDSYSKTLNDKAAYLTLHLLTSTQKGREYKFIEGEKEVITSTREAIVSVNAFGKNANFIIEKLNTLFYSSECLKELKILGLGLVTISPIRNLSQIVGGGVEERASIDLTLSYINRVEVSQNEIKIAEIKTADFGIKVNR, from the coding sequence TTGAGCGTAGATGAAAGCTTAGTGCGTGATAGCTACTCCAAAACGCTAAATGATAAGGCGGCTTATTTAACATTGCATTTATTAACTAGCACGCAAAAAGGGCGAGAATATAAATTTATCGAGGGCGAGAAAGAGGTTATCACTTCAACACGTGAAGCCATAGTGAGCGTAAATGCTTTTGGTAAAAATGCGAACTTCATAATCGAAAAATTAAACACCCTTTTTTACTCTAGCGAGTGCTTAAAAGAGCTTAAGATTTTAGGGTTAGGGTTAGTAACGATTAGCCCTATTAGAAACTTAAGCCAAATAGTGGGCGGTGGCGTAGAGGAGCGAGCTAGTATAGATTTAACACTAAGCTACATAAATAGAGTGGAAGTTTCTCAAAACGAGATAAAAATAGCCGAGATTAAAACGGCAGATTTTGGCATAAAGGTAAATAGATGA
- a CDS encoding DUF3383 domain-containing protein, whose translation MSLTIKRIVNIQLNEQGQIAKNRDFSVIAILSDDWCEAYNDVNTRFVSIASANDAALNFGSESRATKAAKAIFSVSGVKKAIVAKWVKENKTTQATANELRGSALNVGINKLKAITSGSFKLNVGGADKVYTNLDFSSCVDFEAVATKLTAAISKDGIKAVYDAEGNRFIIRAATAGKNDNTRLGYFEKADSGDFVGVLLNLVSGKSDIYVGKDSVTQKKESLSEALDKLFNATQGFYGVYSSAILADEEVAELNEWITSAQNPSVAGYTITRKAQLESVNTNVIKKIADKDSGRFFATYNNTGDEHAGAELLAKALSTNWEGSNTAQTMKFKNLKTAGTDETITLNLAEKCDKLGVNYYTDYDGVSMIAEGVALGGKFIDEVVGLDAFNNRTQIAVFNVLKGAKKVPQTDKGQVRLIAAVKQVCEQFVKNGFIAAGQWRGDPVGTLESGDYLDLGYYVYSPSYTEQLQADREARKSVPINVAIKLAGAIHSVDILINYNR comes from the coding sequence ATGAGTTTAACGATAAAAAGGATAGTAAATATCCAGCTAAACGAACAAGGGCAAATAGCAAAGAATAGAGATTTTAGCGTGATCGCTATTCTAAGCGACGACTGGTGCGAGGCTTACAATGATGTGAATACAAGATTTGTAAGTATCGCTAGTGCAAACGACGCCGCACTAAATTTTGGTAGTGAAAGTAGAGCAACTAAAGCCGCCAAAGCTATTTTTAGCGTAAGTGGGGTTAAAAAAGCAATCGTTGCTAAGTGGGTAAAAGAGAACAAAACAACACAAGCAACAGCTAATGAGCTAAGAGGCTCAGCGCTAAACGTAGGCATTAATAAATTAAAAGCTATTACAAGCGGAAGCTTTAAGCTAAACGTAGGCGGCGCGGATAAAGTTTATACAAATTTGGATTTTAGCTCGTGTGTAGATTTTGAAGCGGTAGCTACAAAACTAACAGCAGCGATTAGCAAAGACGGAATAAAGGCAGTATATGACGCAGAGGGTAACCGCTTCATAATTAGAGCAGCAACGGCTGGCAAAAATGACAACACAAGGCTAGGTTATTTTGAGAAAGCAGATAGTGGCGACTTTGTAGGCGTGCTTTTAAATCTAGTTAGTGGCAAAAGTGATATTTACGTAGGCAAAGACAGCGTAACGCAGAAAAAAGAGAGCCTAAGCGAGGCGTTAGATAAATTATTTAACGCAACACAAGGCTTTTACGGCGTTTATTCGTCAGCTATTTTGGCAGACGAGGAAGTAGCAGAGCTTAACGAGTGGATCACTTCAGCACAAAACCCAAGCGTAGCAGGCTATACGATCACACGCAAGGCACAGCTTGAAAGTGTGAATACGAACGTGATAAAAAAGATAGCCGATAAAGACAGCGGTCGCTTTTTTGCAACATATAACAACACGGGCGACGAACACGCAGGCGCTGAATTACTAGCAAAAGCACTAAGCACTAATTGGGAGGGATCAAACACAGCCCAAACAATGAAGTTTAAAAACCTAAAAACGGCTGGCACCGATGAAACAATCACGCTAAATTTAGCTGAGAAATGCGACAAGTTAGGCGTAAATTATTACACCGACTATGACGGCGTAAGTATGATAGCCGAGGGTGTGGCTTTAGGCGGTAAATTTATCGATGAAGTTGTAGGGCTTGACGCTTTCAACAACCGAACACAAATAGCAGTATTTAACGTGCTAAAAGGTGCTAAGAAAGTGCCACAAACCGACAAGGGACAAGTAAGACTAATAGCAGCGGTTAAACAAGTTTGCGAGCAATTTGTTAAAAACGGCTTTATCGCAGCAGGACAATGGCGTGGTGATCCAGTTGGCACGCTAGAAAGTGGCGATTATTTGGATTTAGGCTATTACGTTTACAGCCCTAGCTACACCGAGCAACTACAAGCAGACCGAGAAGCTAGAAAGTCAGTGCCTATCAATGTGGCTATTAAGTTAGCTGGTGCAATACACAGCGTAGATATTTTGATAAATTACAACAGATAA
- a CDS encoding phage protein yields MARYQHDTIVLLLNGYEITAYADGSDVISIENAADAGAYTIGASGRGVFTGSCNQSGTLTLKLLQHSEDCKFLQDLYNQQRTEFKSFSPMTMEFKDTLNGDELSGINGFFVNDGGLKRGDAHNPTEFKIQFERISKRLENGAGN; encoded by the coding sequence ATGGCAAGATACCAACACGATACGATCGTTTTACTATTAAACGGCTACGAAATAACCGCTTATGCAGACGGAAGCGATGTAATAAGCATAGAAAACGCAGCGGATGCAGGAGCTTATACAATAGGAGCTAGCGGTAGGGGTGTATTTACGGGCAGTTGTAACCAAAGTGGCACGCTAACCCTAAAACTTCTACAACATAGCGAGGATTGTAAATTTTTGCAAGACCTTTACAATCAGCAAAGAACGGAGTTTAAAAGCTTTAGCCCTATGACAATGGAGTTTAAGGACACACTAAACGGCGATGAATTAAGCGGAATAAATGGCTTTTTCGTAAATGACGGTGGATTAAAAAGAGGCGACGCTCACAACCCAACTGAGTTTAAAATTCAGTTTGAAAGAATAAGCAAACGCTTAGAAAATGGAGCTGGTAACTAA
- a CDS encoding putative phage tail assembly chaperone has protein sequence MQTYELMINENKYVLRSANFFETKTQLQSLLGLAKDAIKMQGEDVNIDVGQIIANIGSAAFSGVENFILKYASVINAEGGEILLRNVSQAETHFNANRGDYAQLILEGLKYHFLDFLPAGAKSLTGITAYLNKV, from the coding sequence ATGCAAACATACGAGCTAATGATAAACGAAAATAAGTACGTTTTAAGAAGTGCTAATTTTTTTGAAACTAAAACACAACTACAAAGCCTTTTAGGGCTAGCCAAAGACGCTATCAAAATGCAAGGCGAGGATGTAAATATAGACGTAGGGCAAATAATAGCAAATATAGGCAGTGCAGCGTTTAGCGGTGTAGAAAATTTTATTTTAAAATATGCTAGCGTGATAAATGCAGAGGGTGGCGAAATACTATTAAGAAATGTTAGCCAAGCCGAAACGCATTTTAACGCCAACAGAGGCGACTACGCACAACTTATTTTAGAGGGGCTAAAATACCATTTTTTAGACTTCTTACCCGCTGGGGCAAAATCCTTAACGGGTATAACAGCCTACCTAAACAAGGTGTAA
- a CDS encoding phage baseplate protein, whose translation MIEVTSRKIGTFRLDATEQENNKSTLRTTKNPIESGANVADHAVLEPKEITIKGKIVAYEPPSFTQFDEIMQVVRFNLPYIKTAHRFTQKAYKLYNNVKHIKNEAMRYARIFGVDKKIREIAPFLTDGKENKDNSTAKNRLQSLYEKLLEVQKSGEFLIVTTGLKAYRNMLITSIEVTTESDLYADVTLTLEEIFVVETKTAKGLNVGKRGVNLGKTEPKLKKSSLLKDIF comes from the coding sequence ATGATTGAAGTAACAAGCCGTAAGATAGGCACGTTTAGACTAGACGCAACCGAGCAAGAAAACAATAAAAGCACGCTACGCACTACTAAAAATCCTATTGAAAGCGGTGCAAATGTAGCAGATCATGCCGTATTAGAGCCGAAAGAAATAACGATTAAGGGCAAGATAGTGGCTTATGAGCCGCCTAGCTTTACGCAATTTGACGAGATTATGCAAGTAGTCCGTTTTAACCTGCCATATATAAAAACTGCTCATCGTTTTACGCAAAAGGCATACAAACTCTACAACAATGTAAAGCATATAAAAAACGAGGCGATGCGATACGCTAGGATTTTTGGCGTTGATAAGAAAATACGCGAAATAGCACCATTTTTAACTGACGGAAAAGAAAATAAGGACAACAGCACCGCCAAAAATAGACTACAAAGCCTATATGAAAAGCTTTTAGAAGTGCAAAAGAGTGGCGAGTTTTTGATAGTGACAACTGGATTAAAAGCATATAGGAATATGTTAATTACAAGCATTGAAGTAACTACTGAAAGCGACCTATACGCTGACGTTACACTCACGCTCGAGGAGATTTTTGTCGTTGAAACAAAAACGGCTAAAGGGCTAAACGTAGGTAAAAGAGGTGTAAATTTAGGCAAGACCGAGCCAAAACTAAAAAAATCAAGCCTTTTAAAGGATATATTTTGA
- a CDS encoding phage baseplate plug family protein yields MIYEIMTTDELKQTQNFNIFGMELELTLKYNEVGAVWQFDLTDLNTNKILAFNKGLAVNAPSFINKNLPFILMLVDTTKSGVNCVYFSELGERLKLYAVDKKEFNAAMSEIAKDRA; encoded by the coding sequence TTGATTTACGAAATAATGACTACGGACGAATTAAAACAAACGCAAAATTTTAATATATTCGGCATGGAGCTAGAGCTAACCCTTAAATATAACGAGGTTGGTGCAGTTTGGCAATTTGATTTAACCGATCTAAACACAAATAAAATTTTGGCTTTTAATAAGGGCTTAGCGGTTAATGCACCAAGTTTTATTAATAAGAACCTACCTTTTATTTTAATGCTAGTTGATACCACGAAAAGCGGCGTTAATTGCGTTTATTTTAGCGAGTTAGGCGAACGCTTGAAGCTTTATGCTGTCGATAAAAAAGAGTTTAACGCAGCGATGAGTGAGATAGCAAAGGATAGGGCATGA